One region of Chitinophaga varians genomic DNA includes:
- a CDS encoding sugar phosphate isomerase/epimerase family protein: protein MNISRRNFLRQGTLALAGATLLSRPLLAAGAKKEVMGIQLYSIREDMKKDPLGTLKQLSAMGYRNVEHANYVNRKFYGYAPTEFKKVLSDLGLSMPSGHTVLGRTHWDPATKDFTDAWKYTVEDAATVGQKFVVSPWLDESLRKNYDDFKAYMDVFNKSGELCRKSGMKFGYHNHDFEFSQELNGHKLFDLILENTDPALVAQQLDIGNMYHAGGVALDIMRKYPGRFELMHVKDEIKSSGKGEMGSAFESTVLGKGVIPVKEVIDLGRKSGGTRYFIVEQESYQSLTPPESVKQDLAAMKKWGF from the coding sequence ATGAACATTTCCAGAAGGAATTTCCTGCGGCAAGGCACCCTGGCACTGGCGGGGGCCACGCTCTTGTCCCGGCCGCTGCTGGCTGCGGGCGCTAAAAAAGAAGTAATGGGCATCCAGTTGTATTCTATCCGCGAGGATATGAAAAAAGACCCGCTGGGTACTCTTAAACAACTGTCGGCCATGGGTTACCGGAATGTGGAACATGCCAATTACGTGAACCGTAAATTTTACGGTTATGCCCCTACGGAGTTTAAGAAAGTATTGTCAGATCTCGGTCTTTCCATGCCCAGCGGGCATACCGTGCTTGGGCGCACCCACTGGGACCCGGCCACCAAAGACTTCACCGATGCCTGGAAATACACGGTGGAAGATGCGGCCACGGTAGGACAGAAATTTGTTGTCAGCCCCTGGCTGGATGAAAGCCTGCGAAAGAATTATGATGACTTCAAGGCCTATATGGACGTTTTCAATAAAAGCGGGGAACTGTGCCGTAAGTCAGGCATGAAGTTCGGTTACCACAACCACGATTTTGAGTTCAGCCAGGAACTGAACGGGCACAAACTGTTCGACCTGATCCTGGAAAATACAGACCCGGCGCTGGTGGCCCAGCAGCTGGATATTGGCAACATGTACCATGCCGGCGGCGTGGCGCTGGACATTATGCGTAAGTACCCCGGCCGTTTTGAGCTGATGCATGTGAAGGATGAAATCAAATCTTCCGGTAAAGGGGAGATGGGCAGCGCATTTGAAAGCACTGTATTAGGCAAGGGCGTTATCCCGGTGAAGGAGGTGATAGACCTGGGCCGCAAATCCGGTGGTACCCGCTATTTTATTGTAGAACAGGAATCTTACCAGTCGCTTACCCCGCCGGAATCCGTAAAGCAGGACCTGGCCGCCATGAAAAAATGGGGCTTTTAA
- a CDS encoding RagB/SusD family nutrient uptake outer membrane protein has protein sequence MRNKWIICGLAVLFTTATSCKKYLDIAPVGKTILTNVSDYDLFLNSQDLTASGARELNLLGDDVDVTTIPKTPDRVEDLIYLWNAQYSTDTKVPPAFWGRHYGNIYRFNAVLVGIDNAGNGTERDRRRIKAEALLGRAFEYLYLVNLYAKPYNAATAAKDLAVPFVTSVDISDATPPRSTVAEIYDHIIGDINAAIPDLPANNTANHFRGAVTAANSVLARAYLYTGRYEAAAKYARLAMGDNPPAILDYNTIANKSAIPNMAIRPFDLYARYSTNASLKEYPTVAFLKMFDVSDLRLKLFYENTGDYTYPKRGVVAFNPSGAVANFGTCVEEMKLIIAEAAARAGRLPEALAQVNDIRKCRIKKEAYQPLSSTDAMEVMGFVMRERRLELAYKGLRWMDMRRLDAENRMPAVYRYDANNEAIATLPPHGARYTLQIPLAVLQFNPDMPRNDD, from the coding sequence ATGCGCAACAAATGGATCATCTGCGGACTGGCTGTACTGTTTACTACCGCCACCTCCTGCAAAAAATACCTTGATATAGCACCTGTCGGCAAGACCATTCTGACCAATGTGAGTGACTATGATTTGTTTCTGAACAGCCAGGACCTTACCGCCAGTGGCGCGCGGGAACTGAACTTGCTGGGAGACGACGTAGATGTGACCACGATACCCAAAACACCGGACAGAGTGGAAGACCTGATTTATCTGTGGAATGCCCAATATTCCACAGACACCAAAGTGCCGCCGGCTTTCTGGGGGAGGCACTATGGCAATATTTATCGTTTTAATGCCGTGCTGGTCGGCATCGACAATGCCGGTAACGGTACTGAACGCGACCGGCGGCGTATCAAAGCAGAAGCTTTGCTGGGAAGGGCTTTCGAATATCTTTACCTGGTGAACCTCTATGCAAAGCCCTACAATGCGGCCACCGCAGCCAAGGACCTGGCCGTACCTTTCGTCACCTCTGTGGATATTTCAGATGCCACGCCGCCGCGCAGCACTGTAGCAGAAATATATGATCATATTATTGGTGATATCAATGCGGCTATTCCTGATTTGCCCGCCAATAATACCGCCAACCACTTCAGGGGTGCGGTAACGGCTGCCAACAGCGTGTTGGCGCGCGCGTATCTGTATACCGGCCGCTATGAAGCGGCGGCAAAATACGCACGGCTGGCGATGGGAGACAATCCGCCTGCAATATTGGATTACAATACCATTGCTAATAAATCCGCTATTCCCAATATGGCGATACGACCGTTTGATTTGTACGCGCGTTACTCGACTAACGCTTCCCTGAAGGAATATCCTACTGTTGCTTTTCTGAAGATGTTTGATGTAAGCGATCTGCGGCTGAAATTGTTTTACGAGAACACAGGTGATTACACCTATCCTAAACGTGGTGTGGTGGCTTTTAACCCAAGCGGCGCTGTCGCCAATTTCGGTACCTGTGTGGAGGAGATGAAACTGATCATCGCTGAAGCGGCCGCCCGTGCCGGCAGATTGCCGGAAGCGCTGGCACAGGTAAACGATATCCGTAAATGCCGTATTAAAAAAGAAGCCTATCAGCCGTTATCGTCCACCGATGCGATGGAAGTAATGGGTTTCGTGATGCGTGAACGGCGGTTGGAGCTTGCCTATAAAGGCCTTCGCTGGATGGATATGCGCCGCCTCGACGCAGAGAACAGGATGCCGGCAGTATACCGGTACGATGCCAATAATGAAGCTATCGCCACGTTGCCGCCACATGGCGCCCGTTATACTTTACAGATACCTTTGGCCGTTTTACAGTTCAACCCGGATATGCCGCGGAATGATGACTAA
- a CDS encoding SusC/RagA family TonB-linked outer membrane protein: MRRVCLLLLFALHVHLGHAQILQKTISLSFDHQSLSSILTAAGKQAGCKISFPADDVAGWEDMSIHCTAKPLGDALEQLLLDTDLGYKALPNAVVVFRKQISPAARQQDRTVMLKGIVKNEQGTTLPYVTIAAGTSGVMTTLNGAYYLPNVAARASVRVSCVGYEPRTFVAEDLASLSEVVLKLGRHSLGVVEVSTAYQRIRPEQSTGAIAAIGTKEYESRISTDFLSGIQNKLPGVLINKDIQFEGNSLFQIRGLSTISANKQPLIVVDGYPTELTLDAINPNEIKSVTVLKDAASATIYGVRASNGVIIIERKQAELGRTKFAFRTTLGVTGKEKYNTYRLAPSTAVLNYLRDSYKDGADIPADWSAYRTSYNVYQPGFDILLDKKAGYITQAQLEERFAALGAYNNAADYSRLFLRSAVNQQYDLNLSGGTEQATYYVSANYTANRFTKMNNSDSRFLLSGRANYNFNKKLSLELTTDYLETKSLLAPVPDFMDVYGYERFRNADGSPAAIFVGSNMNPVFNDTIIKKGLYDNMNYPLVNMNEINDRNRTVNNKVIANFNYRIGHGFSFKFGGIYENSRSDLKHYASEKSSEARQYVNAYAEQTPTGILFNVPKGGYINQQNVSAVSYTLRAQLDYNKIVHDEHSFNVILGAENRKVVAESSTSATFGYNDQTLLQQPVDYNKILTGYWVSNFAGRNPTLIYEKLFGKAYQEDRYVSGYFNGVYAFRGKYSLTGSVRVDQSNLFGTDPRFRYKPLWSVGAAWNLDQESFMKGAIWVDALKLRVAYGFNGNTSKASIPQIVAKYATNLRTSPTSTALNLASMENAALRWEQTKNFNTGLDFRFLGKIYGSLDYYQRNSVDLLADAQLDPTKGASSAKLNAASISNQGIELNLHADWITRKRFNWNTGIALARNTNKVQDLYVNNKLYSYNYLTNNYVVGYPAGAVFSYRYAGLDTNGLPLMYNGAGKIKTPGYAALDEGFSDLEYNGPGIPVITAGISNRFDIGNFYVYCMIDYYGGFKTRIPAPYVSTTRPLEGAENYFREKGDEQHTDVMGLYPYWLYNAYHSYVYNYANTRVVNGAYLVLRDVTVSYNFRRLPAIQRMGFTNFELKLQASNITTIGLNKYNYSVATGSYARRFLVPTYTIGLFTNF; encoded by the coding sequence ATGAGGAGAGTATGCCTGTTGCTATTATTTGCCTTGCATGTACACCTGGGCCATGCCCAGATCTTACAGAAAACCATCAGCCTGTCATTTGATCACCAGTCCCTGTCATCTATATTGACAGCGGCCGGAAAGCAGGCCGGATGCAAAATTTCTTTCCCGGCCGATGACGTGGCAGGCTGGGAAGACATGTCTATTCATTGTACCGCTAAGCCGCTGGGTGATGCGCTGGAACAGCTCTTGCTCGACACGGACCTCGGGTACAAAGCCCTGCCGAACGCCGTGGTGGTGTTCAGAAAACAAATATCACCGGCAGCGCGCCAGCAGGACCGCACTGTGATGCTGAAAGGTATCGTGAAAAATGAACAGGGCACCACTTTGCCTTATGTGACCATTGCTGCAGGCACCAGCGGTGTCATGACCACCCTCAACGGTGCCTACTACCTCCCCAATGTGGCTGCCAGGGCCAGCGTGCGGGTATCCTGCGTAGGCTATGAGCCCCGCACTTTTGTAGCGGAAGACCTGGCCTCCCTGTCTGAAGTGGTGTTGAAGTTGGGCCGCCACAGCCTGGGCGTGGTGGAAGTGAGCACCGCCTACCAGCGTATCCGCCCGGAACAGAGCACCGGCGCCATTGCGGCCATCGGCACCAAAGAATATGAGTCCCGTATCAGCACTGATTTTTTGTCCGGTATCCAGAACAAACTGCCAGGTGTCCTGATCAATAAGGATATTCAGTTTGAAGGAAACTCGCTGTTCCAGATCAGGGGCCTGTCCACTATTTCGGCGAACAAACAACCCCTGATCGTAGTGGATGGTTACCCTACGGAATTAACGCTGGACGCCATCAACCCCAATGAAATCAAATCCGTGACCGTGCTGAAAGATGCGGCTTCCGCAACTATCTACGGCGTTCGCGCTTCCAACGGAGTAATTATCATTGAAAGGAAACAGGCGGAGCTGGGCCGTACAAAATTTGCTTTTCGTACTACCCTGGGCGTTACCGGAAAAGAAAAATATAATACTTACCGCCTGGCGCCCAGCACGGCTGTCCTGAATTACCTGCGCGATTCCTATAAAGATGGCGCTGACATTCCTGCCGACTGGTCAGCGTACCGCACCTCCTACAATGTATACCAGCCAGGGTTCGATATTCTTCTCGATAAAAAAGCAGGTTATATTACACAAGCCCAGCTGGAAGAACGTTTCGCCGCATTAGGCGCCTATAACAATGCCGCTGATTACAGCCGGCTGTTTCTCCGTTCGGCGGTCAACCAGCAATATGACCTGAACCTCTCCGGTGGCACAGAGCAGGCCACCTACTATGTGTCCGCCAACTATACGGCCAACCGGTTCACCAAAATGAATAACAGCGACAGCCGGTTCCTGCTGTCCGGTCGGGCCAATTATAATTTTAATAAAAAACTTTCACTGGAACTCACTACTGACTACCTGGAAACAAAAAGTCTGCTGGCGCCGGTGCCGGATTTTATGGACGTGTACGGCTATGAACGATTCCGGAATGCTGATGGAAGCCCTGCGGCCATCTTCGTAGGGTCTAATATGAATCCGGTTTTTAATGATACCATTATTAAAAAGGGACTGTATGATAACATGAACTATCCCCTGGTCAATATGAACGAAATCAATGACAGGAACAGGACGGTGAATAATAAGGTGATCGCTAATTTTAATTACCGCATTGGTCATGGATTCAGTTTCAAATTCGGCGGTATCTATGAAAATTCCCGTTCCGATCTGAAACACTATGCCAGTGAAAAATCCTCAGAAGCGCGTCAGTACGTCAACGCTTATGCGGAACAAACGCCCACCGGCATTCTCTTCAATGTGCCAAAGGGAGGCTACATCAACCAGCAGAATGTCAGCGCCGTCAGCTATACGCTGAGGGCGCAGCTGGACTACAATAAAATCGTTCACGACGAGCATTCGTTTAACGTCATTCTGGGAGCAGAAAACCGGAAGGTAGTGGCGGAATCTTCTACCAGCGCCACTTTTGGGTACAACGACCAAACGCTGTTACAACAACCGGTGGATTATAACAAGATATTGACAGGCTACTGGGTCTCCAATTTTGCCGGGCGAAACCCAACGTTAATCTATGAGAAGCTTTTTGGAAAAGCCTACCAGGAAGACCGTTATGTTTCCGGATATTTCAACGGTGTATATGCCTTCAGAGGTAAATATTCACTGACCGGTAGTGTGCGGGTAGACCAGTCCAACCTGTTTGGTACAGACCCTCGTTTCCGCTACAAACCGCTTTGGTCAGTAGGTGCTGCGTGGAACCTCGACCAGGAGTCATTCATGAAAGGCGCAATATGGGTGGATGCGCTGAAACTCCGCGTGGCTTATGGTTTTAATGGCAACACGTCCAAAGCAAGCATTCCGCAGATCGTAGCGAAGTATGCCACCAATTTACGTACCTCACCTACTTCCACCGCGCTGAACCTCGCTTCTATGGAGAATGCCGCCCTGCGTTGGGAACAGACGAAAAACTTCAATACCGGCCTGGACTTCCGTTTTTTAGGGAAGATTTATGGCAGTTTGGATTATTATCAGCGTAACAGCGTGGACCTGCTGGCCGATGCGCAGCTGGACCCTACCAAAGGCGCCAGCAGCGCCAAACTGAATGCCGCATCTATCAGTAATCAAGGCATAGAGCTGAACCTGCATGCAGACTGGATCACCCGGAAACGGTTCAACTGGAATACCGGCATCGCGCTGGCCCGCAATACCAATAAAGTGCAAGACCTGTATGTGAATAACAAACTGTATTCCTATAATTACCTGACCAACAATTATGTAGTGGGGTATCCTGCAGGCGCGGTATTTAGCTATCGTTATGCCGGCCTGGACACCAACGGCCTGCCACTGATGTACAACGGCGCCGGAAAAATAAAAACACCCGGCTATGCGGCGCTCGATGAGGGCTTCAGTGACCTGGAATATAACGGTCCCGGTATTCCTGTCATTACCGCCGGTATCAGCAACCGATTCGACATCGGTAATTTTTATGTGTATTGTATGATCGATTATTATGGTGGATTTAAAACCAGGATACCTGCGCCTTATGTCAGCACTACCAGGCCATTGGAAGGGGCAGAGAATTATTTCCGTGAGAAAGGGGATGAACAGCATACAGACGTAATGGGGCTTTACCCTTACTGGTTGTATAATGCTTATCATTCTTATGTGTATAACTATGCTAACACCAGGGTTGTCAACGGTGCATATCTTGTGTTGAGAGATGTCACCGTCTCTTATAATTTCCGCAGGTTGCCCGCCATCCAACGGATGGGCTTTACCAACTTCGAACTAAAGTTACAAGCTTCCAACATCACTACGATAGGGCTCAATAAATACAATTACAGTGTGGCCACCGGTAGCTATGCCAGAAGATTTCTGGTGCCGACGTATACCATCGGCCTGTTCACCAATTTCTAA
- a CDS encoding VOC family protein — protein sequence MASALNPYLNFSGNCEEAFNFYKSVFGGEFLVVMRFSDSPPEYAPAEHEKNKVMHVALPIGKGSILMGSDVPEHMGGTVTNGTNFAIAITADSEADADKLYSSLSAGGNASMPMAKQFWGSYFGMLTDKFGVSWMVSYDPQRG from the coding sequence ATGGCATCTGCACTGAATCCTTACCTGAATTTTTCAGGCAACTGCGAAGAAGCGTTTAATTTCTACAAATCTGTTTTTGGCGGCGAGTTCCTTGTCGTTATGCGTTTCAGCGACAGCCCTCCGGAGTATGCACCAGCGGAACACGAAAAAAACAAAGTCATGCATGTGGCCCTGCCAATCGGTAAAGGGTCTATACTAATGGGCAGCGACGTACCCGAACATATGGGCGGCACCGTTACCAACGGGACCAACTTTGCCATCGCCATCACGGCAGACAGTGAGGCGGACGCGGACAAACTGTACAGCAGCCTGTCTGCCGGCGGCAATGCCTCCATGCCAATGGCCAAACAATTCTGGGGCTCTTACTTTGGTATGCTGACAGACAAATTCGGCGTCAGCTGGATGGTCAGCTACGACCCGCAGCGCGGCTAA
- a CDS encoding FecR family protein yields the protein MEQEKLHQLLEKYHAGQCSEAELEALQQWYESLGGAPEAPHWKVTEDAYLGDQYAIFQQRAGLKPVAGGRRSWKWVAAAAAVVAVSCLLARYFYPLSVTNTRQPVATATSHQTLLPPAPDEAVSYDRHLVLPDSSVVLLRAGSTLELSDSFNQATRLVILKGEAYFDVRHNARQPFIVRCANVYTYVLGTAFNINTAGKDRQVTITVTSGKVRVERENKIMAVLTKNQELICRDHQPAIPATLENIAPKVEWMAKDLLFNETSLETICQRLSARYQVNFTFERQVNKEKRVTITDAFYGTESLNDILDIVCTTLGYTYSVTGNTVTITTL from the coding sequence ATGGAACAAGAGAAGCTTCATCAGTTACTTGAAAAATATCATGCCGGCCAGTGCAGCGAAGCTGAACTGGAAGCTTTGCAGCAATGGTATGAAAGCCTGGGAGGTGCGCCTGAGGCGCCTCACTGGAAGGTAACGGAGGATGCCTATCTCGGTGATCAGTATGCCATATTTCAGCAACGCGCAGGGCTTAAGCCTGTCGCTGGCGGCCGTCGCAGCTGGAAATGGGTGGCCGCTGCTGCTGCCGTTGTCGCCGTTTCCTGTCTGCTTGCCCGGTACTTTTATCCATTGTCTGTAACCAATACCCGTCAACCGGTGGCAACTGCCACGTCGCACCAGACGTTATTGCCGCCGGCGCCGGACGAGGCAGTCAGCTACGACCGGCACCTGGTACTGCCAGACAGTTCCGTGGTGTTGTTACGCGCCGGAAGTACGCTGGAACTGTCAGATTCCTTTAACCAGGCCACGCGCCTCGTCATCCTAAAAGGTGAAGCTTATTTCGATGTCCGTCATAATGCCCGCCAGCCTTTTATTGTCAGGTGTGCCAACGTATATACCTATGTGTTAGGTACCGCCTTTAATATTAATACAGCTGGAAAAGACCGGCAGGTGACCATCACCGTGACAAGCGGAAAAGTACGGGTGGAGCGGGAAAACAAGATCATGGCCGTGCTGACAAAAAACCAGGAGCTGATATGCCGCGACCACCAGCCAGCCATACCGGCCACTTTAGAGAACATCGCACCCAAAGTGGAGTGGATGGCCAAAGACCTGCTGTTTAATGAAACCAGCCTGGAAACAATCTGTCAGCGGCTGTCTGCCCGTTACCAGGTCAACTTTACTTTTGAGAGACAAGTGAACAAAGAAAAACGCGTCACTATTACTGATGCATTTTATGGGACAGAATCACTGAACGATATACTGGATATCGTCTGTACTACCCTTGGATATACCTATTCCGTTACAGGCAATACTGTAACTATCACAACGCTATAA
- a CDS encoding RNA polymerase sigma factor: MNYYETHKDDQSLLSLWESGDEAAFASLYRRYFPQLVTTAYQKTKDRYTAEELAQESLLAFYYKKEYRLDNVAAYLQVILRHKTYDYFRKVLVREQHTSLAAQQQPATVEDTTQQLYKSDLLKALQNKVQALPDQCRTVFLLSRNKHMSNHEIADTLGISVNTVEQHMRKALKRLREGIVILLLISLHP; the protein is encoded by the coding sequence TTGAATTATTACGAAACACATAAGGACGACCAATCATTATTGTCGCTTTGGGAAAGCGGAGACGAGGCCGCGTTTGCCTCTCTGTACCGCAGGTATTTCCCTCAGCTGGTAACGACTGCCTATCAGAAAACCAAAGACCGCTACACAGCAGAGGAACTGGCACAGGAAAGCCTGCTGGCTTTCTACTACAAAAAAGAATACCGCCTCGACAATGTGGCTGCCTATCTTCAGGTGATACTGCGGCACAAGACGTACGATTATTTCCGCAAAGTGCTGGTACGGGAGCAACATACTTCCCTGGCCGCCCAACAACAGCCTGCCACGGTGGAAGACACCACCCAACAGCTATATAAAAGCGACCTGCTGAAAGCGTTGCAAAACAAGGTACAGGCCCTCCCTGATCAATGCCGTACCGTTTTCCTGTTGAGCCGCAACAAACATATGTCCAACCACGAAATCGCCGATACATTGGGCATCTCCGTCAATACCGTAGAGCAACATATGCGGAAAGCACTCAAAAGATTAAGAGAAGGAATTGTTATTTTATTGCTGATTTCGCTGCATCCATAA
- a CDS encoding VOC family protein — protein sequence MNKQTIRGVATISFYAADHEAAKQWYTELLGMAPYFDVPGYSEFRIGDYQHELGIIDSRYAPPGATNGPAGAVLYWHTDDLKGTLDRLIALGATEYQPITERGHGFVTASVTDPFGNILGIMYNPHYLNILESKTAAAAGS from the coding sequence ATGAACAAACAAACTATCCGTGGAGTAGCCACCATCAGTTTTTACGCAGCAGACCATGAAGCCGCCAAACAATGGTATACCGAATTACTGGGCATGGCGCCTTATTTTGACGTGCCGGGCTATTCAGAGTTCCGCATCGGTGATTACCAGCATGAACTGGGCATCATTGACAGCCGTTACGCTCCTCCCGGTGCCACCAACGGTCCTGCCGGCGCGGTGCTATATTGGCATACCGATGATCTGAAAGGCACGCTGGACAGGCTGATTGCCCTCGGCGCCACCGAATACCAGCCTATCACCGAGAGAGGCCATGGTTTTGTCACCGCCTCTGTTACAGACCCTTTCGGCAACATTCTGGGCATTATGTACAACCCTCACTATCTGAATATCCTGGAGAGCAAGACAGCAGCTGCTGCCGGCTCCTGA